The Gemmata palustris genome includes a region encoding these proteins:
- a CDS encoding ISNCY family transposase (programmed frameshift), giving the protein MYLDYSNFRTVTTLAGVARYTLRIGRCRHRPCDLYSVPFRPEAEGRIALPHHEFGLDVVAYAGNRRYTAHRTAPEIHAELVARGVALSVRTVTNLLHRFDELRTLGATNPDRMRPAFEKQGRVLLALDGLQPDVGHEVLWVIRDVLSGRVVLAKSLLSACRADLAALLAQAAEAVGVPIAGVVSDGQHSIRNAVAQALPGVPHQLCQFHYLREAAGPVYEADRHAKKELKKRVRGVREVERRVEDRSDAEAEVVRGYCSAVRSALTDDGRPPLDSAGLRLRGRLDAVAGSLKKLRGEKGAGRELTRLHGMITRGLEGTAALFAPVKELFDRVYRVAHELSNYDGRTGAGVRARWDERVREMDAMSRQRPDLSEPLDHFVKVSRSYEPGLFHTYDVGDLPRTNNDLEQLFGSHRHHERRCSGRKVASPGLVVRGSVRLVAGLMTRLGEATAEELAPTSVLAWRELREELGFREAARTQQRQFRRDPASYLKSLENLARQSGLPA; this is encoded by the exons CTGTACCTCGACTACTCCAACTTCCGCACCGTCACCACGCTGGCCGGCGTCGCCCGGTACACACTGCGCATCGGCCGCTGCCGTCACCGCCCGTGTGACCTGTATTCGGTCCCGTTCCGACCCGAGGCCGAAGGCCGAATCGCCCTCCCGCACCACGAGTTCGGGCTCGACGTCGTCGCGTACGCCGGCAACCGCCGGTACACCGCGCACCGGACCGCGCCCGAGATCCACGCCGAACTCGTTGCCCGCGGTGTGGCCCTGTCAGTTCGCACGGTCACCAACCTGCTCCACCGGTTCGACGAGCTGCGCACCTTGGGTGCCACCAACCCGGACCGGATGCGCCCGGCGTTCGAGAAGCAGGGGCGGGTATTACTCGCGCTCGACGGGCTCCAGCCGGACGTCGGGCACGAGGTGCTGTGGGTGATCCGCGACGTGCTCAGCGGGCGTGTGGTCCTGGCCAAGTCGCTGCTGTCGGCGTGCCGGGCGGATCTGGCCGCCTTGCTGGCCCAGGCCGCCGAAGCCGTCGGGGTGCCGATCGCCGGGGTCGTGTCCGACGGGCAGCACTCGATCCGCAACGCGGTGGCCCAAGCGCTGCCCGGAGTGCCGCACCAGTTGTGCCAGTTCCACTACCTGCGGGAGGCGGCCGGGCCGGTTTACGAGGCCGACCGGCACGCCAAGAAGGAGCTCAAGAAGCGCGTCCGCGGGGTGCGCGAGGTCGAGCGTCGAGTCGAGGACCGGAGCGATGCGGAGGCGGAGGTCGTGCGCGGGTACTGTTCCGCGGTCCGCAGCGCGCTGACCGACGACGGGCGTCCGCCGCTGGACTCGGCCGGGCTGCGGCTGCGCGGGCGGCTCGACGCGGTGGCGGGGAGCCTGAAGAAGCTG CGCGGGGAAAAAGGGGCGGGCCGGGAGCTGACCCGGTTGCACGGAATGATCACACGCGGGCTCGAAGGGACGGCGGCACTGTTCGCGCCGGTGAAGGAGCTGTTCGATCGGGTGTACCGGGTCGCCCACGAGCTCTCGAACTACGACGGCCGGACCGGGGCCGGGGTCCGCGCCCGGTGGGACGAACGGGTCCGGGAGATGGACGCGATGAGCCGACAGCGCCCCGACCTGTCCGAGCCGCTGGATCACTTCGTGAAGGTGAGCCGCAGTTACGAGCCGGGCTTGTTCCACACCTACGACGTGGGGGACCTGCCGCGGACCAACAACGACCTGGAGCAACTGTTCGGGAGCCACCGGCACCACGAGCGGCGGTGCAGCGGTCGGAAAGTGGCGTCGCCGGGGCTGGTCGTGCGCGGGAGCGTGCGGCTGGTGGCCGGGCTGATGACGCGGCTGGGCGAGGCGACGGCCGAGGAGTTGGCACCGACGTCGGTGCTCGCCTGGCGCGAGTTGCGAGAGGAGCTCGGGTTTCGTGAAGCGGCCCGGACCCAACAGCGGCAGTTCCGACGCGATCCCGCCAGCTACCTCAAAAGCCTGGAAAACCTGGCCCGCCAGTCAGGCTTGCCGGCATAG
- a CDS encoding tautomerase family protein, whose protein sequence is MPYLQLDVPNRYPTEVKRAAAVCIAALYARTMGTTPARVTVGFRELGEGNLWTALDGTGEPGAIVMCDVRAGRAPNQRAELAQGLVAVCVELLGLRDDRLVIEFTQHTGDEMYRAAGGWSFDWMAAEGEPSTDENAGP, encoded by the coding sequence ATGCCGTACCTTCAACTGGACGTGCCAAATCGCTATCCGACCGAGGTGAAGCGCGCGGCGGCGGTCTGCATCGCGGCACTGTACGCGCGAACTATGGGCACGACCCCGGCGAGGGTGACCGTCGGGTTCCGGGAACTCGGCGAGGGGAATTTGTGGACCGCTCTGGATGGGACCGGGGAGCCGGGAGCGATCGTGATGTGTGACGTCCGAGCCGGTCGCGCTCCGAACCAACGAGCCGAACTCGCGCAAGGCCTGGTCGCCGTTTGCGTCGAACTCCTCGGGCTGCGAGACGACCGACTGGTGATTGAGTTCACCCAGCACACCGGGGACGAGATGTACCGGGCCGCTGGCGGGTGGTCGTTTGACTGGATGGCGGCCGAAGGTGAGCCCTCAACCGATGAGAATGCGGGGCCGTGA
- a CDS encoding calcium-binding protein — protein sequence MTSGTVFLSDVTLTNATDAPTVEVSNGTLILRNVVIEKSSAFDQSAVLVTGGTVDLGTAASPGGNRINTNGRGKLIHNAGGNGVAAVGNTFQVDGGTLTSPYRIKDQIFDALNAGGGGLVTYVPGSAFVTVGSGGSIQRGIDAVAAGGTVNVEAGSYQKYDAGSKLVTVDFENGPVLTQRADALDPRVRTLVVTGTPGNDRVLFTPGGGAGGTVNVLVNDVAEGTFRPTGRLIAAGEAGADDIQVAGAITLPAWLYGGDGNDRLKGGGGANVVLGGAGKDQLHGGQGRDLLIGGPGADQLQGNSGDDLLIGGATAFDNNQSALGAIMAEWASERSIEERVTALSGTGIGPRANGNVFLTVAGPAATVFDDDAVDVLSGGSGKHWYFDDLFSGPFVD from the coding sequence GTGACCTCGGGCACCGTCTTCCTCAGCGACGTGACCCTGACCAACGCTACCGATGCCCCGACCGTCGAGGTGTCCAACGGCACACTGATCCTCCGCAACGTGGTCATCGAGAAGAGCAGCGCCTTCGACCAGTCGGCCGTGCTGGTCACCGGCGGCACCGTGGACCTGGGAACGGCGGCCAGCCCCGGCGGCAACCGCATCAACACCAACGGCCGCGGCAAGCTGATCCACAACGCCGGCGGCAACGGCGTCGCCGCCGTGGGCAACACCTTCCAGGTGGACGGGGGCACGCTGACCTCGCCGTACCGCATCAAGGACCAGATCTTCGACGCGCTCAACGCCGGTGGCGGCGGGCTGGTCACCTACGTCCCGGGTAGCGCCTTCGTCACCGTCGGCAGTGGCGGCAGCATCCAGCGCGGCATCGACGCCGTTGCCGCCGGGGGCACCGTCAACGTGGAGGCCGGCTCGTACCAGAAGTACGACGCGGGGAGCAAACTGGTCACCGTCGACTTCGAGAACGGCCCCGTGCTGACACAGCGGGCCGACGCGCTGGACCCCCGCGTGCGGACCCTGGTCGTCACGGGCACCCCGGGCAACGACCGGGTCCTCTTCACCCCGGGCGGGGGCGCGGGCGGCACCGTGAATGTTCTGGTCAACGACGTAGCGGAGGGCACGTTCCGCCCCACCGGCCGGCTGATCGCCGCGGGCGAAGCGGGCGCCGACGACATCCAGGTCGCCGGCGCCATCACGTTACCCGCCTGGCTGTACGGCGGCGACGGCAACGATCGGCTCAAGGGCGGCGGCGGAGCCAATGTGGTGTTGGGCGGCGCGGGCAAGGACCAGCTGCACGGCGGTCAAGGGCGCGACCTGCTGATCGGCGGCCCCGGGGCCGACCAACTGCAGGGCAACAGTGGCGACGACCTGCTGATCGGCGGGGCGACGGCCTTCGACAACAACCAGTCGGCGCTCGGCGCGATCATGGCCGAGTGGGCCTCGGAGCGGAGTATCGAGGAACGCGTGACCGCCCTGAGCGGGACCGGCATCGGCCCGCGGGCCAACGGCAACGTGTTCCTCACGGTCGCTGGTCCGGCCGCGACGGTGTTCGATGATGACGCCGTCGATGTGCTGAGCGGTGGCTCGGGGAAGCACTGGTACTTTGACGATCTGTTCAGTGGCCCGTTCGTGGACTGA
- a CDS encoding transposase has translation MILPPEAHDLVQVLGLHFTSPTYQRFSTLLVGALVTTGRRTVANLLRALRHLAPGHPTDYRRVLSRAPWSGLELGCALMRLVLDHLVPDGPVCLVGDDTVDGHKGPNVYGKARHRDAVRSTHSYTAFRYGHKWVVLAILVKFPFATRPWALPILIDLYRSAQDDRARNRRHRTPARIMCGLLRVLLIRFPDRAFVFTGDSGYGTHEVARFCYRHRARLTLVSKLHPDANLFDPPPPYTGKGRPRVKGKRRPK, from the coding sequence ATGATTCTACCACCTGAGGCACACGACCTGGTGCAGGTTCTCGGGTTGCACTTCACCAGCCCCACGTACCAACGGTTCTCCACACTCCTGGTCGGGGCACTTGTGACGACCGGGCGGCGGACGGTGGCGAACCTGTTGCGCGCGCTTCGGCACCTGGCTCCGGGGCATCCCACCGACTACCGGCGGGTGCTCTCCCGGGCCCCGTGGTCCGGGCTCGAACTCGGGTGCGCCCTGATGCGGTTGGTGCTCGACCACCTCGTTCCCGACGGGCCGGTGTGCCTGGTTGGCGACGACACCGTCGATGGGCACAAGGGGCCGAACGTGTACGGCAAGGCCCGGCACCGAGACGCCGTGCGCTCGACCCACAGCTACACCGCATTTCGGTACGGGCACAAGTGGGTCGTGCTCGCCATCCTCGTCAAGTTCCCGTTCGCGACGCGCCCGTGGGCTCTGCCGATACTCATCGACCTGTATCGCTCGGCCCAAGACGACCGCGCCCGTAACAGGCGGCACCGGACCCCGGCGCGGATCATGTGCGGGCTGTTGCGCGTGCTCCTCATCCGGTTCCCGGATCGGGCCTTCGTATTCACTGGGGATTCGGGGTACGGCACCCATGAAGTGGCGCGATTCTGTTACCGCCACCGTGCCCGGCTGACGCTGGTCAGCAAACTGCACCCGGACGCCAACCTGTTCGACCCGCCCCCGCCGTACACGGGCAAGGGGCGGCCACGGGTTAAGGGCAAGCGTCGCCCTAAGTGA
- a CDS encoding IS5 family transposase has translation MGQSLSDEQWRLIEPHIPVYPGGRPRTTDLRDVVDAVFYILRTGCQWRYLPKDFPPKSTVWRYFDEWRHNGTLDTIHDLLRKKVRTQEKPYAPRTTASVDSQSVDTTSGGEQRGRDNAKNVDGRKRHIVVDSLGLLLAVLVTAASVDDAQAAQELFPRLEGQPVGKVVRMYADSKYHNFALYAWVEDNARWDLVIVRRPEGSKGWVKLPIRWTVERTFAWLGTCRRLTKDREESVMSAEAFIKLAMIHLMLNRLEPKYADPEFQYHKAA, from the coding sequence ATGGGACAGTCACTAAGCGACGAGCAGTGGAGGTTAATCGAGCCTCACATCCCGGTCTATCCGGGCGGTCGGCCCCGCACGACCGACCTGCGGGATGTCGTCGATGCCGTGTTCTACATCTTGCGCACCGGGTGCCAGTGGCGCTACTTGCCCAAGGACTTCCCGCCCAAGTCCACGGTCTGGCGGTACTTCGACGAGTGGCGTCACAACGGTACCCTCGACACCATACACGACCTGCTCCGCAAGAAGGTCCGCACCCAGGAGAAGCCGTACGCGCCGCGCACCACGGCGAGCGTCGATAGCCAGTCGGTGGACACGACCTCCGGCGGCGAGCAGCGGGGCCGGGACAACGCCAAGAACGTCGACGGGCGGAAGCGCCACATCGTCGTGGATTCCTTGGGGTTGCTGCTGGCCGTGCTGGTGACCGCCGCGAGCGTGGACGATGCCCAAGCCGCGCAGGAACTGTTCCCCCGCTTGGAGGGACAGCCGGTCGGCAAGGTGGTGCGGATGTACGCGGACAGCAAGTACCACAACTTCGCCCTCTACGCGTGGGTCGAGGACAACGCCCGGTGGGATCTGGTCATCGTGCGCCGCCCGGAGGGGTCGAAGGGGTGGGTGAAGCTGCCGATCCGGTGGACCGTGGAGCGCACGTTCGCGTGGCTGGGCACGTGCCGGCGGCTCACCAAGGACCGGGAGGAAAGCGTGATGTCAGCGGAGGCGTTCATCAAACTGGCCATGATCCACCTCATGCTCAACCGACTCGAACCCAAATATGCCGACCCCGAATTCCAATATCACAAAGCCGCGTGA
- a CDS encoding ParB N-terminal domain-containing protein — MDVEMRPVGSIRPYENNPRTNDGAVGAVVASIRAFGWRVPIVVDESDVIIAGHTRYKAARQLGLTEVPVHVARGLTPEQARAYRIADNQTATLATWDDDRLTQELVALQNADCDLSLTGFPEDELLRLLTTPPAELTGDPDDVPEPPAEPVTRPGDLWLLGRHRLLCGDATKPEDMARLLPDGPADTLLTDPPYNVAYSGKTADALTIANDDMTAEQYRTFLASALGNALGHLSDCPIRGCHAAL, encoded by the coding sequence ATGGACGTGGAGATGCGCCCGGTCGGGTCGATCCGGCCCTACGAGAACAACCCGCGCACCAACGACGGCGCGGTCGGGGCTGTCGTTGCGTCGATCCGCGCGTTCGGGTGGCGTGTGCCCATCGTAGTCGACGAATCCGACGTGATCATCGCGGGCCACACCCGGTATAAGGCCGCGCGTCAGCTCGGGCTCACCGAGGTGCCCGTGCACGTGGCCCGGGGGCTCACGCCCGAGCAGGCCCGCGCGTACCGCATCGCCGACAACCAGACCGCCACCCTCGCGACCTGGGACGACGACCGGCTCACCCAAGAGCTCGTCGCGTTACAGAACGCCGATTGCGACCTGTCGCTCACCGGGTTCCCCGAGGACGAGCTGCTCCGGCTCCTGACCACACCGCCCGCCGAACTCACCGGCGATCCCGACGACGTGCCCGAACCGCCCGCCGAGCCCGTCACCCGGCCCGGGGACCTGTGGCTCCTCGGGCGCCACCGCCTCCTCTGCGGCGACGCCACCAAGCCCGAGGACATGGCCCGGCTCCTGCCCGACGGACCAGCCGACACGCTGCTCACGGACCCGCCGTACAACGTCGCGTACTCGGGCAAGACCGCCGACGCGCTGACGATCGCCAACGACGACATGACCGCCGAGCAGTACCGCACGTTCCTGGCGTCCGCGCTGGGCAACGCGCTGGGACACCTGAGTGACTGTCCCATAAGGGGTTGTCACGCGGCTTTGTGA
- a CDS encoding IS1 family transposase — protein MIEADELWSFVGSKGDVHWVWVALDLGTRRVLAMVLGDRSAATAQRLWDALPRGYRTGVTVYTDFLASYRGVIPRARHRPVGKDTGLTAHIERFWLTLRQRCARLVRKTLTFSKCPRNHLGALWYFIRLYNESRH, from the coding sequence GTGATCGAGGCCGACGAATTGTGGAGCTTCGTGGGTTCCAAGGGTGATGTCCATTGGGTCTGGGTAGCCCTGGACTTGGGCACCCGGCGGGTGCTCGCAATGGTTCTCGGGGACCGGTCCGCAGCCACGGCCCAACGGCTCTGGGACGCGCTCCCGCGCGGGTACCGGACCGGGGTCACCGTGTACACCGACTTCCTCGCCTCGTACCGTGGCGTGATCCCACGCGCCCGGCATCGACCCGTGGGCAAGGACACGGGCCTCACCGCCCACATCGAACGGTTCTGGCTTACCCTGAGACAACGATGCGCCCGACTCGTGCGCAAGACTCTCACGTTCTCCAAGTGCCCCAGGAACCACCTCGGCGCCTTGTGGTATTTCATACGCCTGTACAACGAATCCCGACATTAG
- a CDS encoding IS1 family transposase has protein sequence MRNGLTHSGTPGFRCRGCDRRFVADPKTGPVPEATKDLVRRLLAERMGIRAIARAVGVSRSWLQGFVNELYRQETPHEPGPPPKSAARS, from the coding sequence GTGCGCAACGGTCTCACCCACTCGGGCACTCCGGGGTTCCGGTGCCGGGGGTGCGACCGGCGGTTCGTTGCGGACCCGAAGACCGGACCGGTCCCGGAGGCCACGAAGGATCTGGTGCGGCGCCTGTTGGCCGAGCGCATGGGAATCCGGGCCATCGCGCGGGCCGTCGGGGTGTCCCGGTCGTGGCTCCAAGGGTTCGTCAACGAGCTGTATCGACAGGAGACCCCACACGAGCCGGGACCGCCCCCAAAAAGTGCGGCCCGGTCGTGA
- a CDS encoding sigma-70 family RNA polymerase sigma factor: protein MSDDHTRPGSDDPIDPIIARIIRHKANRMIGRAGLQPQDREDLEHDLVVRVLEQRERFAPARGTWAAFVWRVVERAGDNVLRARGRTKRAPRPAKPEPESASAPDRAEQAARTADLARALGTLPDDLRATVEHVLVHGVA, encoded by the coding sequence TTGTCCGACGATCACACCCGCCCGGGTTCCGACGACCCGATCGACCCGATCATCGCGCGCATCATCCGGCACAAGGCTAACCGCATGATCGGGCGCGCCGGGTTACAACCCCAGGACCGTGAGGACCTGGAGCACGACCTCGTGGTTCGGGTCCTCGAGCAACGGGAGCGGTTCGCCCCGGCGCGCGGCACGTGGGCCGCGTTCGTGTGGCGCGTCGTCGAGCGCGCCGGGGACAACGTGCTCCGGGCCCGGGGCCGTACCAAGCGCGCGCCCCGACCGGCGAAACCGGAGCCCGAGAGCGCGTCCGCGCCCGACCGGGCCGAACAGGCCGCCCGCACCGCGGACCTGGCGCGGGCGCTGGGGACGCTGCCCGACGATCTCCGCGCAACGGTCGAACACGTTCTGGTGCACGGTGTCGCCTGA
- the istA gene encoding IS21 family transposase codes for MRTVDDFAEIRRLHRNGLSARKIARQLGLGRDTVRHALANPAPVPYTLAQPRPAPTFGAFRAIVDDILVADRTAPPKQRHTASQIFRRLVAENNYAGGYDQVRRYLKQHRLDRRETFIPLEHPPGHRAEADFGHIHVDFPDGRRLMPVLVVTWSYSNCPFAIALPTERTEAVLHGLVEAFAFFGCVPRELWWDNPRTVAVRIHKGRERTPHPRYAALASHYTFAPRFCMPATPTEKPRVEKRVQDLERQWATPVPSVADLGELNAHLLRQYLAARDRTCGDNALSVSARFERDRAAALPVPTHRFDACILQPGQVDKYQTVRFDRNSYSVPRRWAFRVVTAKGYVDRVEVVGDGATVATHARSYGSGQKVLDPLHFLGTLEKKPAALDHAPVYRDWQLPPVFTELRAALVARLGSCVGTRHHIRVLQLLASHPVERLASVVTGCLARGELDATTITAAARPFRCDIAPSSSDNAMSLGLAAVTVQPADLAQFDRLLTRSPSQGDADARRDDPAVAQGQPEAPEVADDAQRVGEAGP; via the coding sequence ATGCGTACGGTGGACGACTTCGCAGAGATCCGGCGGTTGCACCGCAACGGCCTCAGCGCCCGGAAGATCGCCCGTCAACTGGGCCTCGGGCGTGACACGGTTCGCCACGCGCTGGCGAACCCCGCGCCGGTGCCCTACACGCTCGCCCAGCCGCGCCCGGCTCCGACCTTCGGGGCGTTCCGAGCCATCGTTGATGACATCTTGGTCGCCGATCGGACCGCGCCACCCAAGCAGCGGCACACCGCCAGTCAGATCTTCCGACGACTCGTCGCCGAGAACAACTACGCGGGCGGCTATGACCAGGTGCGGCGCTACCTGAAGCAGCACCGCCTCGATCGTCGCGAGACGTTCATCCCGCTCGAGCACCCGCCCGGTCATCGCGCCGAGGCCGACTTCGGGCACATCCACGTGGACTTCCCCGACGGGCGCCGGCTGATGCCCGTGCTGGTCGTCACCTGGAGCTACTCCAACTGCCCGTTCGCCATTGCGCTCCCGACCGAGCGCACCGAAGCCGTTCTGCACGGACTCGTCGAGGCGTTCGCGTTCTTCGGGTGCGTGCCCCGCGAGCTGTGGTGGGACAACCCCAGGACCGTCGCGGTCCGCATCCACAAGGGCCGGGAGCGCACCCCGCACCCGCGGTACGCGGCGCTCGCGAGCCACTACACGTTCGCGCCCCGGTTCTGCATGCCCGCGACCCCGACCGAGAAGCCGCGCGTCGAGAAGCGGGTGCAGGATCTCGAACGGCAGTGGGCGACGCCCGTGCCAAGCGTCGCCGACCTCGGTGAGTTGAACGCACATCTGCTGCGCCAGTACCTCGCGGCGCGGGACCGTACGTGCGGTGACAACGCGCTGTCCGTGTCCGCGCGTTTCGAGCGCGACCGTGCGGCCGCGTTGCCCGTTCCGACGCACCGGTTCGATGCGTGCATCCTCCAACCGGGCCAGGTGGACAAGTACCAGACGGTCCGGTTCGACCGCAACAGTTACAGCGTGCCGCGCCGGTGGGCGTTCCGCGTGGTGACCGCGAAGGGGTACGTGGACCGAGTTGAGGTCGTCGGTGACGGGGCCACGGTCGCCACTCACGCCCGGAGTTACGGGAGCGGCCAGAAGGTTCTCGACCCGCTCCACTTCCTCGGAACCCTGGAGAAGAAGCCCGCGGCGCTCGATCACGCGCCGGTGTATCGCGACTGGCAACTGCCGCCCGTGTTCACCGAACTGCGCGCGGCCCTCGTCGCGCGGCTCGGATCGTGCGTCGGGACGCGGCACCACATCCGCGTGCTGCAGTTGCTCGCGAGCCACCCGGTGGAGCGCCTCGCGTCCGTCGTCACGGGGTGCTTGGCGCGGGGCGAACTCGATGCCACGACCATCACCGCGGCGGCCCGACCGTTCCGCTGCGACATCGCACCGTCGTCGAGTGACAACGCGATGTCGCTCGGCCTCGCGGCCGTGACCGTGCAGCCCGCCGACCTCGCCCAGTTCGATCGCCTGCTGACCCGTTCCCCGTCCCAAGGAGATGCCGATGCCCGCCGAGACGACCCCGCTGTTGCTCAAGGCCAACCTGAAGCACCTGAAGTTGCCGACGATGCTCAGCGAGTGGGAGAAGCTGGCCCGTGA